The sequence below is a genomic window from Lolium perenne isolate Kyuss_39 chromosome 7, Kyuss_2.0, whole genome shotgun sequence.
tggctttagttagcggcccaatgttcttctctaacaatatgcatgcttaaccataaggtggtagatctcccttacttcagacaagacgaacatgcatagcaactcacatgatattcaacaaagggtagttgatggcgtccccaggaacatggttatcgcacaacaagcaacttataagaaataaaatgcataagtacatattcaataccacaatagtttttaagctatttgtcccatgagctatatattgcaaaggtggagaatagaaatttaaaggtagcactcaagcaatttactttggaatggcggagaaataccatgtagtaggtaggtatggtggacacaaatggcatagtggttggctcaagtatttgggatgcatgagaagtaatccttctcgatacaaggatTAAAAACACCTCATATACTTTGCACATACATAAAGGACATATTACaagtattataagactatacgtcgtcttccttgttgttcaaacacctcactagaaaatatctagactctagagaaaccactcatgcaatccaaattttaacaagctctatgtatttcttcactaataggtgcaaagtatatgatgcaagagcttaaacaagagcacaacaattgccaaatatcaagttattcaagacatcataccaattactacatgtagcattttccgtttccaaccatataacaattaacgaagcagtttcaaccttcgccatgaaaattaaaagataagaacacatgtgttcatatgaaccagcggagcgtgtctctctcccacacaagcatttattcaaacaaaaacaaaaatagaaacaaacaaacagacgctccaagtaaagcacataagatgtgactgaataaaaatatagtttcaagagaaggaacctgataatgttgtcgatgaagaaggggatgccttgggcatccccaagcttagacgcttgagtcttcttgaaatatgcaggggtgaaccaccggggcatccccaagcttagagttttcactcttcttgatcatagtatatcatcctcctctcttgacccttgaaaacttccttcacaccaaacttctcataaacttcattagaggggttagtacataatcaaaaactcacatgttcagaggtgacacaatcattcttaacacttctggacattgctcaaagctactggaaggtaatggaacaaagaaatccacccaacacagcgaaagaagcaatgcgaaataaaaggcagaatctgtcaaaacagaacagtccgtaaagacgaatcgaagcggtcgatttcgctgtccctgacatgcgggaccgggtaagaaatggaggacgctccgcgcgaccgccgagcgtccgcggagacgcaaacctggcgcatatttgggccaggtttgcgtctccgtggatggcccggtcactttgtgtcgccccgctggagcaggccccagacgcatttccggtcacggcggacgaaaacggtcgctgagcgtccatttgcgtcgcgccgctggagatgccctgaccCCTCAAATTTTGTTGGGAATATCTATCTTGATGAGTTGAATTATTTTTGGGGGTAGCTAGAGCTGGTCCTCACACCGCCTCTCCCACAACAAACCCTAGGCAGACAGCAGTAGTTTCCTTGCTCCAGGTACTCTCAGATGGAGTTTAGCTACATTTAACCGAGACCGCCCGGCCCGCCTCCGGTCTCCCCCCTTCGTTCCCTTCTCTCTCTCTACAGTGCTAGCAGAGGCGAAAAGGGAAGCGACCGCTTTGCCGACGCTGGCTCCGGCGACTCCTCTTGCCTGAGAGCTTCGTGCTCTTTGGTGGAAGGGGGTCAATGGATCTGGCGCCTGGCTGTGTAAAGCTGTAGTCTAGGTTTAGACTTTCTAGCTTGGGTTTCCGGCGTTCCTCGCCGCGTTCCGGTGGGGTTGGCGTCGCCGGTGAATAAAGTTCCTCCAGATCCGAGTCAAGCGAAGCTTTCTCCGGCGTCGCCGGGCGCGGATCTGGTGGTGGTGTGCTCGGGCTTGGCcggcaaggcggcggcggccaaaccCTGGCCTTTTGTGCTTCGGATCTGTCGTCGCCGCGGCAGAGTGTTCTCCGACTCTGCTCGTGGATCCGGGAGCTTTTGCAGGAGCTTCGTGGCTGGTGTTGGCTTCGCCTGCGCCGGAGCTCGGGTGACCTGGTGCCTTGGAGCAAGGTTTGTGGCTCGAGGTGGCGGATCCGGTGATGCTCCGTCGACGTGCTCGATGGGGGCGACTGGTTTCGAGGCTGAGCAAGCACGGGGTAACCCCCGGTCGACGTGCCACAACGGCTGTGCCTCGCCGGTCACGGTGGGGACCTTCTTTGACTCACAAAGCCAGATATCGACGATGGTGTGACCTCGGTTGTTGGGATTGATGGTGGCTCGCGGCCTATTCCGGCGtcctgtggcggcggcggctggtcGTGGCCTTGTTGTCGGCGGCAGAAAGATCTTGCAGGGTCTTGtttgtatttttttctttcttcaggGGTCTTTCTGCTTTTGTTCCAGGTCTCCTGTGTCTTCTCGAGCGTTCTCGAGATTTCTGCGTATGTATCATCTTTGTATGTATGCTTGGTAATGCAATAAtctttctcaaaaaaaaagaagaagatggaGTTTAGCTCCAACCCCTTCTCCCTCCTCTCTCACCATGCGGTTCGTGTCCAGCCCGTTGCATTGCATGTGAAGCAGGGCAGGCAGGCAGGCCATGCATGGCACACCGCGCCGCACACACATGGTAGGCCAAGCAGCACCCCAAAGCTTTTAACTTGACTCATGCACGTTTCAACGTGTCAGTTTTTTCACCTACAAGTTGCACGTGAAGAAGAAAAATCCACACATGCCGGCGAACTTATTACAGTGGGTGTCATTGTCACGAATAATAACCCTTGGTGACGCGCAGGTGATCGCATCCGTCCATCAGCAGCCGCGAGACGTCAATCCAGGAGAGCATCATCACCACGCTATTAATCTCTCAACTGATTGCACTTAGCAATAAGCAAAGCGTAGCTGAGGCTGTTACTGTCAAGGTGTCAACGAAACCCTATCCCGATCCATGGAGAGCAATGGGCCGATGGACAACACAAGAGGCAGAGTAGATAAAAGGGGCAGATAGACGAGGGAAGCAACAAGGTTTCCCCATTGCGACCGATGCAGGCGAGGCAGGTCGCCTAGGGGCTAGGGCAAAgtgaaaaaaaaatctgaaataacAATGGCGCTAGATAGCTGGCTAGGGCATCCGAAGAGGACCATGTCCCGCCCTCTTTGCTACTACTAGGAGCTGCTACGGGTCCCCCAACCCCAGGGCTCCAACAATAATATGCACTGCCTTATTGTTGTTTGTGACAATACTTATGTGTTCGATTATATTTGGGGGTAGTACTTAAATCATAAGAAGACTCTTGTTAACGTAGCCATATTGTTTTTCTTTTGACATAAACATTCATATTGGTCGTTTCACATTGTTATGACACGGCACGTGACACGGTAGATTGCTAAGAACGGTTTATATGCAACCCGTTGGTGACTACAATTTTCCTAGCCTTGTGACATTTTTTTTTTGGCacgaaatgaaaatgaaaaacatAATGGATATCTACCACCTTGCTTGccaacttgtgttgttactattaCTATACACACTTCGTCTTGTTTGTTTACTACAAAGCCAACCAACAATTTTCTTGTACCTATTACCTGCATTTTGCAAAATGCCAACTTTCCATGTCCCTTGCCAGCAATTTTCAGTCCCTATCATAGAATCGTAAACTCATGAAAAATtgattgtttcaatttttttggcaTTGCCACTTTTTAAATTTTAcatgaaatgaaaatgaaaaagtataatGAATACCTATGATTTTTCTCGCCAACTCATACCCTGCGTTGTTTTTGTACACACTTCGTCTTGATTGTTTGTAAACTACAAAGCTAACTAACCATTTTTCTTGTACCTATTAGCCACATTCTACAAAATGCCAACTTTGTAGTACGTCCCTTGCCAGCCATCTGTGGTCACCATCATAGAGTCTACTAACATTGTAAACTCATCAACCAAACCGATAGAAATTACTTTGTATTTACACTTTCAAAATAAACACTCACACGATTACTACCAAAGGCCACCTTACCTCAAGGTAGTatacaaaataaaaaaaagtgaAACTAGAGAAGCAACAAAATCTGTTATAATTCTAGGTACAAGTACGTCACATGTAATAGTACCGATCATTGATATGTATCGTGACACTGAACGTCGCACTCGTCGGCCCAGCCAAACCCTAGGCCAACTCATCAACACCAAGCAAAGAATAGTGTGAAGCCCCTTCCCTCATGTGGCTTCGGCTTGGTCCCCCTAGCAAAACCCCACGCCCCCATAAAACCAGCCCCGCCTTGGCTGGCTCCAATGGCAGAACACCACTCCACTCctcagctctctctctctctataccCAGAACCCCATTGCATTCCTGGGTTTCAAATCCGCCACcttttcctcttcctctttctctctctACCGCCACTAGAGAGAGAGCCGAACCCAAGAACTCCTCAAAAGAACCACTCCCCTCTCTCTCATAGCTtgctctctctcacacacacaagCTTGGTGGTAGCTGCAGCTGCCGCCGTCCTCTCTCTCCCTCGCTTGGTAGCTAGCAGCAGCTGCTTAAAGAAGAAGGGGAGGAGCAATGTCGGAGCAGCAGCAGTTGCCGCAGCCTCGGAGCAGCATGAGGGAGGCGCTGCAGAAGGAGGACaaggagaaggcggcggcggtCCCGACCAAGGAGAAGGCGGCCGTCCCGCCCCCGCCCGTCGCCGCCCCGCCCATGGCCAAGAACGGCGGCAAGAACGGCGGGAACGGCGCGCCGCCGGCGGCCGAGGAGACCACGAGGGAGATCCAGGTCGTCAGGGAGGCGTACCGCCAGCCGGCCGCGCCCGCCTACGTCATGCCCGAGGAGCCGCCCGCCATGGTGGAGCTCGTCGGCTGGTACCTCTACGGCTTCTGCTCCTACTTCATCACCCACCTCCTGCTGCCGGTGCTGTTCCCGGCCATCGTCACCCAGGTCGCCTTCCCCAACTCCGACTTCACGCCGGAGACCAAGTACATGCTCAAGGGCGCCTCCTGCTCCATCCACGAGATGTCCATGTAAGCATGCCACTCCCCTCCCTCACTCCCCTTCTCTCTTAGTATCTTCCCTAGTCAAACTTTCATTTTTCTCTGTTGTTTGAGTTCTTGTTTCTTTCTGCGAGATTTGGGGGAGGTTTTTAGTTCGTCTCTTTCACAAATTTAGTGGATTTGTTTTCTTCTTCGTGTAGTTTCTCTTACCTTGTCTCCGTGTAGCGAGCCTGAGCTAGATTTGTCTTCCAGTAAAAAAATTTCTGGGGAGCAGTAATGTTTTCTTTGGGTTTAGGGAACTTCAAGCTACTGGTTTCTCATGTGAGCCTGTTCAAAACAAAAAGGGTTCTTGTTTTGTTCTACCAAGGAGGAAACATGGTGTTGCACCTTTGTACAGACGCTTTCTTTCCTTGCGGTTTTCTGTCTGTTTTGACCGCTTCTCTTGCTTCATCTCGTGATCTTGTACTTCTGCTCACTCACTCATACAGTATTATTATTTTTACTTTCTTTATATTTCTGCTACTGTGCTCAAGTACAAATATATGATTTTTCCCCTGCTTATCTGTGGGCGCGTTCACGTATGGCGTATATGCAAAAAATCCTAGGAGAAATAGGGCGTGATACCTCAGAGATTCCATGTTTCCTTGTGTGCTCTCAATTATTATCAGTAGCAGATAAGAGATTCTGGTGCAAAGCTCCAAAAGATGGCTACTGTTTTGTTCCTAGATAGATAGCTCAGTGAGGCTATTTCCCATACCCTCATTTTATTTATTTTCCCCAAgattttctctcttgtctatatcTAACCATATTAAAACTGCACCTTTTTTGTCAGTTTCTTTTTGTTTAGCCCTGCCCTGTTGAGGGTCACATGATTTCTTGGGAGGATAAGGTCAAACAAGAGATTCCCAAGGGTGCCTGTGTAAAATCCATTCAAATTATTTTAGGAACGTTGAACATTAGGCTATGGGATAGAAAATGGAACGGTCTTGTAGCAGGCAGTGTATGCCATTAAATGTGAAAATTTATGAGGAGGCCCTGTGTATATCATTGAATACGGCCTCTGAAACCTGCTTCCATGCTTCAGATAGTAGTACTCCATGTTTGAGCTAGCTAGTACTGTATTTCAAGTTCAAAGTTCAAATTCTACTAGCACAACTTTTTTTCTTTTGTGATGAGTGGTGTTTTTGTAGGAGGAAAAATAGCCATGTAGGAGTGCATTTTCTGAGGGATATAGATCTAGTGCATAGCTGGGGGTGACTACATTGCTTTTGTCTCACTTTTGATAGAACCAAGAAAATGAGTGCACAAAAGCAGGCCCATGCTTTTGCCTCTTCTCTTTGGCCTTTTATTTGCCCTTTTGAACAGGAAAAGAGGCTCATAACCGTTGTGATTATGCACAAGCTCTTTGCTTTTACTCCCAAAAATGTTGGTTGATGTTGGCTATGCAGGTCCAGCCAACTGGTAGGTACAGCTTGGCATGCTTAAATTGCATAGGGCCAACTAACTGCCCCTTGATGGCGAACAAGATGTTTGTTGATGCATAAATGTGTGAACATTGTGACACCCCAACCCACTTCGTTGTAATCAGTAAATCTTGCATCTACCTTTGCAAGTTTGGCACCATAATTTTAAATAGGCAATTCTTTATATATTTGATCTTCACTACAATTCTAGTTTTATGTACTTGCAGTTCTTTCTTTGTACAGTTCAGTCATGCACTCTTTACTTGTACTGCATGTTAATGTCATGCACCCGAACCACCAATGCTCACACCATGTTTGTGAATATTGACCAGGTACCAGAGGCTGACCAGGCACTCCATTGCCATTTCTGACTCCAACATGTCACCCCTGGGCTGGAGTGCTCTGTCATGGGCCATCGGCATCCTCATCGTGGCGCCGCTCCTCACCCAGGTTGCGCACCACCTTGACCGTGGCCAGTACCAGTCGCTTATCCTCATCGCCGCCACTTCATTTGGCTCATTCTTCTGCCTCCTCACTGGCTTCTTCAAGACAGTTTGGGTGTTCCTGTTCTACATTCTCTTCATTGCTGCGGCTATCATCATTGCTGAGGCTGTGCACACCCGTAATCTTGGGCTGATGATCCGTGGCCTTGCTGCTCATGACTCAGGCAAGCACCTTGTCcttcgccgtcgtgctgctgccaGCCAGCTCAGTCTGTACTGCACTGCCATTGGCGGTATCGGGGCAGCGCTCATGGCCGCATTCATGTACCACATGCTAAGGCGCACTGACCAGCTCACTGGCCTTTGGGTTGTCTCAATCTTCAGTGGCCTTATCTGGTTCATTGGCATCTGCCATGGTCTCTTCACAAACAGGCCCAGCAGCTCATCACCCACCACAGCATTCGAGCCCAATTTTTTCACCAAGCTCAGCTACAGCATGACCCTTGCCCGTTACCCACAGGCCATTGGAAGCTTAGTGGCAGTGTTCCTGTCATCTTTTGCCACAATGTGCATCTTCACCAGTGGCACATTGTATGCTATTGGTGGTGTCTGCATCAAGCCAGTCCTTGTTCTTGTTCTATGGATCCTCTACTTCCTGTTCCCGTTGATTTCGCTTCCATTGCTCCATCCAATCCAGATAATCATCCGTGCTGATGCAGTTCGTATGCAGCTGCTTGGGTTCATCATCGCCCTGTTCGTGTCGGGTGCTGGGTTCTACTTCAAGAACCACAGGTGGAGGGCAGCGCACATCATCGTTATTGCTCTTGTCCAGAGCACAGCCAATGGCATCCTGCACTCATTCGGTCGCATCTTGCTGCTTGATGCCTCACCGCCAGGCAAGGAGGGCGCATTTGCCATCTGGTATGCGTATGTACGCTGCATTGGTGCGATGATCGGTTTTGCTGCCGCATCAGCTGGCCCTGGGCGCGCAGGAGGATCGTTTGCTGCTGCATTCCTAGGCTGCTTCCTTGGCATCATTGTGCTCATCTTCGGAAATGTCAGCAACGTTGGGGCGCTGAAGGCCGCCGGGCATCTCAAGGGAATGGAAGACGAGAAGAGGATGGGTGAGAAAGGTGAAGGCATGAGTGCAGTTGCAGATTCAGGTGAAGGCAGAGGGAGGGTATGAACATGATTGATTCAGTGGGTGGGTTCTTTGGGAGGAAAGAAGATTGCATTGTTCTGGTGGTTGTGTTTGTGAGAAGGAATTGTTCTTTCTTTCTTGTTCATGTTTCAGTGACACTTGTTAATCCGGTGCTTTGCCCGTTTGATGCATGATTATGTTGACATAGTGGTAGAGGGAAGTGTGCTAGTAGCTGTTAATGTGTTATTTTTTGCTTGGAAGACAATTGTAACTGATGATATGTTTCTTGGTTCAAAATCTCTAGCAGTCATGCTTCGTGATTTCTGTCGAAAATGTGATTGTGTAGAGTGAAATAAATTCTTCTGGTGTAATCTCTAGTGTTCCTTTTTCTCACTGGTGTACCATAGTGGCTTCCATATTCACCATTCATTGTAGAAGCCTTATGCATTTCATCTTGAAGGAAATGGTACCTTCATTTGCAGTTCTAGAGGTGTCCATCTCTTTTTGACTGTATAAGTGGTGTCCATCTCAGCATGTAAGCATCAATATATTTCCATGGACAGGTTATAAAACACCTTACACATCAGGGCAGGTTAACTGGATGTTTGTGTGGAAGGATACATCTTGTCATTATCAGAGCACATCACGGGTTGATTTTAGTACCATTTTCGAGCATGATGCCAAGCTAATGACATCTGTTCTGCCAAATGATTAGGCTTGGTGCCCTTTGCAATTGCTGTGGCCAATAACTCTTGCCAAATGATGTGCTTTATTTCAACTGCATGTGATGTATACAATTTTGTATACAAGCTGATCATACATAGCATATTGTAGTTTAACTCTAAACAACAGAACATGGACTGAGATAAATAGTTAAATACTAACACAATGTACTTAAAGCTTtgttatttttttttcttttccttccGAACCTGACAGATGCTGCATCATTTGTCCATTTGTACAACAAATAACTAGCAAAGCGTTAGGAAAAAAAGAACAGCATCATGACCAAATTAAGAAACTATCATTGCCTGATCTTTTAGAGTCTGTTGGGTTGGGAGGATTAACTTTCTTCCATAAGATGATCTTTTTTCGTTGTGTTCTTGTCTTCACCTGCCCCAAAGAATCTCTCTGCCTCATCTAACGGTCATAAAAATGTCAAACGGGGGGCTCCTCCCTAATCGACAAAGTAGGAGAAGAAATGCTGGGAAATTCAGATTGGCTCTCGGGTGCCACACACCCCTATAattggaaaaataaaaaaatattttaaaaagttcaaaaaaaatcgAACTTTTTTGGGAATCAAAGATGATCAGGTATTGTACTTGAAACAAAATATTTCCCTAGGAAATTACTTTTATTGTATCCTGGGTAGAAAGAACAAACTCGAAACACCCCATGACCAGGTACTATTCACTCTATATATGtcataattttttcttttttttccctaGAGACCATGGAAATCATTTTGTTTATAAATAATTTTTTACGAGTACAAACTTGATCATCCTTGGTTTTCAGGaagattcaatttttttttgacttTTTTAAATTACTATTAATTTTTTAGTCTATGGGGTGCGTTGCACCCGAGAGCCAAAAATCCCCTTCCAAGAAATGCTACCCTTAGATAAGACTGGAGTTTGCCCAAATTACAGCCAATTTGAACTTTTTAATAGCAGAATATGAACAGAAACGATAAATAAAAAGAGAATAAATTGTGGGAGTAGGTCGGGAGGCAGACGTACCAGTATGCATATGGAGGTCTACGGAGCTATCCATGTCCACAGCCGCCTCCATGTACACATCTAGTCGTATTAAGCAAGTTAATCAATACTGATGCACTACTTCAATTCTTTTTCTTGTTCATGGTATTGTCAACTCAGACTACAATGACATTTATTAGTGTTCAAGTTGTGTCAATTATGATAAGAGGTGACGTGAAGAGTAACAATTATGATGAGAGCTGACGTGAAGATGGAGCACAAACAGGCCAATTAATTTTCCTAAGCCATTGAAACAAACTGATTGTTGTTGGAGCACAGAAGTACAGTATTATTTACTCTTTGGAAAACCTTTCGAATCTTTTGTTTCTTTAGTTGTATCTAGATGACTTGAATCCTTCACATACAACTCTGAGATTGGTCATGCATATTATCATGATCGCACAAAATTTCTCAGCTAAGTACACCTCTTTTGTCCAAGTCCATGGTCAAGAAGCTTATGCTATGGCCTCTTGCAAGCGAGAGTGGTTGTCCATGCATTTTCTAGTAATAATATCATTGAATCATCCATGCGTGAAGTAGAAAATTTTATGCGACGTATTGGGGAAAGATTAATGTCAATTTGGGGTGTCTAGAAGTGTGACTTTTCCCCTACCCAATAACTCAATTCAATTATTAATTAGTGTTGTTGATGGCTGATGATGCTGGTTAGACTTTGGACTGCATGATGTGTTTACAAAGACTAAACTACACGCACGTACGGGGATAGCAGGACGTAAGCTCCTGTGTCAACTTTCGTAATTTTTCCTTGAAAAGATAGATTACTGTGGGTTCCTTCTTATGTCTCGTTGACTACCCAATACCTATCCTTAGGCAAATTTCTATGTGCCAATATTCATAATTATTGTGTTGTACAAAAGAAAATATGTTGATACTTTTATTAATTGTCGTTGACATGTAAACTTTTTTGTTCACTTTAAGTCGAATTTCCTCCTCTTGGAGATATATGTATGACATTCAGGATTAGGACATCTCCACGGGCCGACCCATTTCGGACATAAATTGTGTCCGTTTTAGtccatttgggtcgggccatgaaCATCAAAATCGGCTAAATCTGTTCGCATATCCGTTTGCGTCATGGGCAGCTCCAGCGGACCGATGCATTTGTTTTCCGTTGCCACCATCGACGATGGGTGATGGCGATTAGCATCCCATCATGGCCTCCCACCAGCGATTACCGATTCCCGTCTACCGCCCTCACCACATTTATAAATGGATAGAGCCGCCACAACCATTAGGGAAAAAACCCTAGCAAGCACCCATGGCCGAGCATGAATGCACCTAGATCCACCTGGCCGAGATGGTGCGCCCCCGCTAGGACGAAGCaggggaggcggaggaggaggcgtcgCCGAGGAGAGAGAATAACTCTTCACAGAGTCGTTGCTCCGGGATGCACGGTTGATAGCGACGATGATGGTCGACGCCTCCCTGCTGAGGGTGCAGACGGAGGCGAACCTCGCGGAGGCCCATGCTAGGCTCAGCGTTACGCTAGTGCAGCTACGGGCATTGCTGGACGCCCTCCACGCCGTGGGGACGACGGCATATCCACTAGTGGCCATGGGCGCCGATGTCGTCGACCTTGATGGGCTCAACATTGGCGACGATGACATGGATGACTTCATGAACGAGGAGGCCATGGACATGACTGACGAGTCGTTCGATACCGTCTGACGGGACGCTGACTCATCGAGGCAGAGACACATGCCCGCTAGGACCGCACGACGGTCATGAGGGTGGCGCGTGGCGCGcgaggcggtggtggcggcgaggTGGCGGGAATAGCCACGAGTGGACCGTGAGAACCGGGAGATGGAGGAGGCGTTGGAGGCCGCGACATGGGACCAAGCCCGCTACGACGCTGACATGGAGGTGGCCCAGACCGAGAGAGCCCGCTAGGTTGCCACTCTAGCGGAGGGCCAGGCGAggcattgggcgaaggaggaggcGAGCGCTCGTGGCGAGGAGGACATGCTAGTCGTAGATAGGACCTTGCATCGAGTAGCCTACACTGCTTGTCGTCGGGCTCGGCAGGAGGGCGAGGCATAAAGCCTCGTGGCTCAGCTCCGACGGTGTCGAGCCGTCAAGGCATGCCAACGACCAGTAGGCCGTGCGACCGCGAGTAGCTACGGCCATCGTGTTTTAGGTTAACTAAACCTGTAACCATCTATATAATGATGGTTATTTTGGCCaactaatagtaatggttattgtGTCAATGACGGGCGAGCCAGGAGAGGAGTTATGCTGACACCAAAATGGTTCACGTCAATACTTTGCTAGACCAAATTTGGATTGGGAATGCATTGTCACGGACATGCTAGTCATTTTGCGTTGGACTGTTGGCTTTATCCATTTTCTATTTGCTTGAACCAAAACAAACACGCGCGGTCTGTTTGCGTCGAGCCGCTAAAGATGCCCTTAACCCGACCGCTCGATCAAAAAAGTGAGTTGCATATAAAAAAAACTCAAGTCTGTCTAGAAACAACCATCCTAGCAATATGGTCTTATCTCTAGCCAAGTCACTATGAAAGCATTACCAATTGATAGTATGATAATGACTGAGGCCAGCCAGAGGGGTGACCTACTAATGTAGATAGGAAATGCTAATGGTGTTGGCATATCATATCATAGCATAGCATCACATCACACACATATTGACACATATCCTAAGCTAGCTAGGCCGGCATGGGTTCACGTCCCTCTCGAGTGTTCTCTCTCTAAAACAGCAAGGTGTTTAGTTTAAGCAGGAggtgaaggtgatgtggtatggtaTGGTATTCCATGACCCATTGTTTGCGTTTGTGTGTTGTCGATGTTCTCTCAAATGAACATGAAAAAAATGGATaaacctcaagtggccggcccgGTGACAGCCATGATTGTGTCCTTCCATGTGCACGCTGCAGGCCCCATCGCCTGCGTCCTGCACAAGGGGCATGCTAACGACAAAAAGAGGGATCCCATTCATGCTCTTCTTTTTACCGTTGCCAGCAAATTTTATTCAAGCATATCAAGTTTTCAGTCCTAGATTAAGCTTCTCATTCTTGTCGACTGGTATTATCAGTGTCTCAAC
It includes:
- the LOC127311594 gene encoding uncharacterized protein; translated protein: MSEQQQLPQPRSSMREALQKEDKEKAAAVPTKEKAAVPPPPVAAPPMAKNGGKNGGNGAPPAAEETTREIQVVREAYRQPAAPAYVMPEEPPAMVELVGWYLYGFCSYFITHLLLPVLFPAIVTQVAFPNSDFTPETKYMLKGASCSIHEMSMYQRLTRHSIAISDSNMSPLGWSALSWAIGILIVAPLLTQVAHHLDRGQYQSLILIAATSFGSFFCLLTGFFKTVWVFLFYILFIAAAIIIAEAVHTRNLGLMIRGLAAHDSGKHLVLRRRAAASQLSLYCTAIGGIGAALMAAFMYHMLRRTDQLTGLWVVSIFSGLIWFIGICHGLFTNRPSSSSPTTAFEPNFFTKLSYSMTLARYPQAIGSLVAVFLSSFATMCIFTSGTLYAIGGVCIKPVLVLVLWILYFLFPLISLPLLHPIQIIIRADAVRMQLLGFIIALFVSGAGFYFKNHRWRAAHIIVIALVQSTANGILHSFGRILLLDASPPGKEGAFAIWYAYVRCIGAMIGFAAASAGPGRAGGSFAAAFLGCFLGIIVLIFGNVSNVGALKAAGHLKGMEDEKRMGEKGEGMSAVADSGEGRGRV